A stretch of Anaeromyxobacter dehalogenans 2CP-1 DNA encodes these proteins:
- a CDS encoding 5-formyltetrahydrofolate cyclo-ligase — translation MSDPAIPSDRKRALRRSLIGARARIDQDERAERSRRVIARLEALDLVAGARTLALYAPLGGEVDVLELAARVRAGGGRAVFPKVRAGDRRLAFALCVPLDLVRGPLGALEPPEDAPLVEPGEVDCVVLPGVAFSLDGLRLGRGGGYYDATLAAMPRAARVGVAFEVQLVDALPREPHDAVLDALVTEARTLRFERESG, via the coding sequence GTGAGCGATCCCGCCATCCCCTCCGACCGCAAGCGCGCGCTGCGCAGGTCCCTCATCGGCGCGCGGGCTCGCATCGACCAGGACGAGCGCGCCGAGCGCTCCCGCCGCGTCATCGCGAGGCTCGAGGCGCTCGACCTCGTCGCGGGCGCCCGCACGCTCGCGCTCTACGCGCCGCTCGGCGGCGAGGTGGACGTGCTCGAGCTCGCAGCGCGCGTGCGCGCCGGTGGTGGGCGCGCGGTGTTCCCGAAGGTCCGGGCCGGCGATCGCCGCCTCGCCTTCGCGCTCTGCGTGCCGCTCGACCTGGTGCGCGGGCCGCTCGGCGCGCTCGAGCCCCCGGAGGACGCGCCGCTCGTCGAGCCGGGCGAGGTGGACTGCGTGGTGCTGCCCGGGGTGGCCTTTTCGCTCGACGGCCTGCGGCTCGGGCGCGGCGGCGGCTACTACGACGCCACGCTCGCGGCCATGCCGCGCGCTGCGCGGGTCGGGGTCGCGTTCGAGGTGCAGCTCGTGGACGCGCTCCCGCGCGAGCCGCACGACGCGGTGCTCGACGCGCTGGTGACCGAGGCGCGGACGCTCCGGTTCGAGCGAGAAAGCGGTTGA